The window TTTGTCGATCTGGTGGACGAAGGCGTCGATCTGGCGATCCGCACCGGCACCCTGCCCGACTCCAGCCTGATCGCCCGGCCGATTCTGGACTCTCGCTGGGTTATCGTCTGTTCGCCCGGTTATCTTGAACATCACCCGGAACCGCGCTCCGCCGGCGAGCTGCTCGAGCATAACTGCCTGACCTACACCTATCAGGAAAGCGGCACCGCCAACTGGCTGATGAAACAGCCCGGCGGCAGCGAGATCCATGAGCTGCAGGTGAATGGCAACCTGTCGGCCAATAACGCGCGCGCGATCCGTAAAGCGGTGATTGGCGGCTATGGCATCGCCATGGTGCCGCGCTGCATGGTGTATGAGGACTTGCAAGACGGAAAGCTGGTGGAAATTCTGGCCGGCCACTGCGGCAAGGTATTAGGCATTTATGCGGTCTACCCTTATACCCGCAATTTGCCGTTAAAAACCCGCTTGCTGATCGAACATATCATTAGTGCGTACCAAAATATCAGCCATTATTTCTGAGGCGGGGCGCCTTATTATCGCCGCACCTCGGTAGCATTAGGTCATTTTCGGAAATAATCCATCGCCCGTTTTCACCTAATTAACCGCCTGTCTGCCATGGCGCCGCACGGCCCGTTGAGCCTAGAATAGCCTCTTACTTTTAACTTTTTCGCTACATTTATACTAGGTATCGGCGCTTGCTGCGCCTCAATTACCGGCGACAGTTATAGAGAGAGCTAAAATATGATCATCTCCGCCTCAACCGATTACCGGGCCGCTGCGCAGGCGAAACTCCCGCCTTTCCTGTTCCACTACATTGACGGCGGAGCCTACGCGGAACACACGCTGCAGCGCAATACCGCAGACCTGGCCGATATCGCGCTGCGCCAGCGCGTGCTGCGCAACATGTCCGAGCTCAGCCTGGAAACCACCCTGTTCGGCGAAAAGCTGGCGATGCCGGTGGCGCTGGGGCCGGTCGGGCTGACCGGCATGTACGCCCGCCGCGGCGAAGTGCAGGCCGCGCGCGCAGCCGCGCAAAAAGGCATCCCCTTTACCCTTTCCACCGTCTCGGTCTGCCCGATAGAGGAAGTGGCGCCGGCGATCGACCGGCCGATGTGGTTCCAGCTCTACGTGCTCAAGGATCGCGGCTTTATGCGCAACGCGCTGGAGCGCGCCCGGGCCGCCGGGGTGAAAACGCTGGTGTTTACCGTCGATATGCCGGTGCCGGGCGCGCGTTACCGTGACGCCCATTCCGGCATGAGCGGCCCCAACGCCGCCCTGCGCCGCATGCTGCAGGCATTTACCCATCCGCGGTGGGCCTGGGACGTGGGGCTGCTCGGCAAGCCGCACGATCTGGGCAACGTCTCGGCCTACCGCGGCAAACCCACCAGCCTGGAGGATTATATCGGCTGGCTGGGCGCCAACTTCGATCCCTCTATTTCCTGGAAAGACTTGGAATGGATCCGTGAATTCTGGGAGGGGCCGATGATCATCAAAGGGATTCTGGATGCGGAAGACGCCAAAGATGCCGTACGCTTCGGCGCCGACGGCATCATCGTTTCCAACCACGGTGGCCGCCAGTTGGACGGCGTACTGTCGACCGCCCGCGCCCTGCCGGCGATCGCCGATGCGGTGAAAGGGGATATTACGCTGCTGGCCGACTCCGGCATTCGCAGCGGCCTGGACGTAGTGCGCATGCTCGCGTTGGGCGCCGACAGCGTGCTGCTGGGGCGCGCCTTCGTCTATGCGCTGGCCGCGGCCGGCGGCGCCGGCGTCAGCAACCTGCTGGATCTGATCGATAAGGAAATGCGCGTCGCCATGACGCTCACCGGCGCGAAAACCATTGCGGAGATCGGCGCCGGATCGCTGGTGGCTCCCCGCTGATTACAGCGGCTGCACTCCGTCGGGATATTGGTTGTAACTCATTTTGTGGATGAAGGCGCCGGCCGGCGACACCATGACCTGGCCAGCCGCATCCAACCCAAGGAATATCCCGGTACAGCGCCCGAGGGTAAAGTCAAAAAAGAACACCGAACACACCGGAATGATCTTTTCCCGGAAGGTGAACAGATACATGTCGTCTGCAAATTTATAGTAGGTGGCGTAATCCATATCGCCGTGGCCAAACTGCTCGCCGCGCAGGTTTTGCCAGGCATAGCGCTCGGTATTGACGTAAAAGTGCTCGTAATAATGGTTAGGGCTGTAAATGTTCAGCGTCCGGTAGCCCAACAGCTCGCGCGTCAGGTGCGGCGCCACGCCGCCTGGCGTTACGCCCGCCAGTTGCCCGACGCTGAATTTCTGCCCCAGGCGTGAACCGTTCGCCACCCGCTGCTCCGGCAGCAGCGTGCTGCGCACCGCCAACACCCTGCCGCTCACGCTGTTGAGCACCAGCGTCAGGCATTCGTGGCCGGGGGTCTGCAACGGCACGTTGAAAAAATAGTGGGCAGGCGAGGTACGCACCTCCTCGTAAACCTCCTCCCCACTCTCCCCTTGCCAGGCCCACTGCAGCTGCGGCCGGTCTGCGCTGAAACGCAGCGTCATCTCAGTGCCGTCTTCGAAGGCGATTTGCAACGTTTTTCCCCGCCAGTCGTGCGTTGCGGGCAGCCGATTGGTGTCGATGCCGCGGGCAAAATCATCATAGTTTTTCCAGTCTGGCTCTGCATTCGGGTTCAAGACGGATTGTTCGGCAGACATAGTCACTCTCCTTGATTAAGTAGGGAAAACGCGTCAGATATCGGTGACGCCTTCAATCTTCAACGCTTTGCGGCTCACCACCGCAGGCGCCGTTTCATCGAGGAAACAGCTCAGTATCCCGGCGCAGGCGGCGCCGATAGCCGCCAGCCACATCACGCTGACCAGGCCATAGCGATCGGCGATCAACCCAGCCATAAAGGGCGCCAGGCAACCGCCGATCACTTCGCCAATGCCCATCACCAGCCCCAGCGCGGTGGCGATGCGGGCGGGAGAAACCGTTTCGGAAGGGATGGTGGCCATAAACAGGGTGAAGCAGCCGAGGCCGGTATACGACAGAAACACCAGCCCGCCCAGCAGCCACAGGTTATCGATATAGCTCAGGAACAGCGGGCAGCAAATCGCCAGCAGCGAGAAGAAAATCAGCGTCGGTTTGCGGCCGAGACGATCGGATATTGCCGGCACCGCCACGCCCCAGAACACCCAGGCCGCGCCGATGGCGCTCATGATGATGCCCATAGAACCTTCGCTGAAACCACGCGTGCTCACCAGGAAATTAGGGGCAAAGGTAATGATGACCATAAACCAGGTCACAAAAACGCAGGAGATCAGAATGCACAGCACCACGTTTTTAATTTTGAACATTTCACCGTAAGCGCCTTTTTCCGCCTTTTTATGCTCCGCGGGCGCCGCGACGAAAGCCGGATCCTTTTTGCCATTCACATATTTATAGATCAGCCAGGCCAAAATAATGCCCGGCACGGCGGTCAGATGAAACGCCGTGCTCCAGCCCCATTTCTGGGCCAGATAAATAATTAATGGCGGCGCGATAATCCCGCCCAATAACCCCGGCGCAGCGCCCTGGATCAACCCCATATTGAAACCGCGCCGCTGCGGCTGGGATTTCTCCACCATCAGCGACTGCGCAATCGGCAATACCGGGCCTTCGGCGATCCCCATCAGGGCGCGGAATATCAGCAGCATGGCGAAACCGCTAACCAGGCCCGACAGCGCAGAGAACAGAGAAAACACCAGGATCGAGATAATCAGCATCGGCTTGCGGATATTAAAGCGATCGGCAATCGCCCCCAGGCCGGCGCCCGACAGCGCCCAGGTCAGCGCCAGCACCGCCGATAGCGTGCCCAGATGCACATTGCTCAGCTTCAGATCGGCGGCGATCATCGGAAACAAGAATGAAATGGTTAAACGATCGACAAACACACAGCCGAATACAAAAAACAGAATAACCAGCAATCGGTTTTCTTCGCTCAGTACCGGGCGCTGCCCTGACGATTTATTCATAGTGTCATTTGTCCATAGGTTAACTTATGAATACCCATAGGTATTTCCACAAGCCCGGAAAACACCCAACCAATAGCAATATGGCTTGCGCCTTATCGAAACCAATCCATTAACATGTTAACGATATAAACTTATCGCAAGTTAACACACTGTCAACCTGGGCAACGCAGGGGGGAACTATTGCTGAGACGGGTACATTTCATGCGGGAAATATTACAGAAAATACCATTAATATATTGTTTATATTTAAAAATAAATAAACCACCAGCACTTTTATGGCTATCGAAATGCAACTCGACGCAAAAATCATAAATAGATTAACAATTAAAGCTTCAAGCATATTTATTATTATCATGTTTGCCGATGCCGCCTCGGTGTTACCGGTATCTTTTTTATTTATTGAATATGCTTAATTTATTTTTACAGCCAATTTCAAACTAACTCCATTGAGGGATGGCTGGCCCTGGTTTTACATTATCGCGGCTGAATTGTGGTAAAAGTACAGAGCGTGATGCGAATCACAGCAATACCTCCCCCCACCGCACAAAAACCATTGCCGCAAAAGCAATTATTTATTGCCATTATGGCGGTTTATATCAATTAACCCGCATGCAAAACTTCACGCCATCGTTCACCACAGCAATACATGCGCGAACCGGAGTGAAGCATGAACATCGAAAAATTGAGCCGCGGGCCGCTGTCCATCGGCGTTGAACTGCCGCTGGACAATGATTGGTCGACCAGCGGCCAGCTGAAACGGCAACGCGATCGCCGCCCGTTCGGCGTGCCCGACATGACCGAACACGCTTCGCTGATCGCATTGGCGGATAAGCTCGGCTTTCGCGCCGCCTGGGTGCGCGACGTGCCGCTGTACGATCCCGACTTCGGCGACGCTGCACAGGTATTTGAAACCTTTACCTATCTTGGCTATCTGTCCAGCCTGACCCGCAATATCCTGCTGGGAACGGCGGCGGTGGTTCTGCCGCTGCGCCAGCCCTGGCTGGTACGCAAAGCGGCCGCCACGCTGCAAACGCTGAGCGGCGATCGTCTGCTGCTCGGCGTCGCCAGCGGCGATCGGCCGGTGGAATATCCGCTATTTGGCCAGGACTACGCCACGCGGGGTGAAACGTTCCGCAGCAGCGTCGGCATTTTGAAGGGTGAAGCCGATACCGGGCTGCAGCCCGGCCTGCGCATGCTGCCGGCTAACCCGCCGCCACCGCTGTTGGTCGCCGGGTTGGCGCAGCAAACGCCAGAGTGGGTCGGCAAAAATATGGACGGCTGGCTGTCATACCCCGGCACGCCGGCGGACCACGTTTCGCGCGTCAAGCTGTGGCGACAGGTGGCCGGCGACAAAGCCTACGTCAGCTTTATTCACCTCGATCTCAGCGAGGACGCCAATGCGCCGGTCCAGCGCCACCGCTTTGGCATCAAAACCGGGCGCAACGGGCTAATTCAGGAGCTGAACGCCATGCAGGAAGCCGGGGTGAACCACATCGGCCTGCATTTTCGCCGCAACCAGCGGCCGCTGAATGAAACCCTGATGGAAATCGGCCAGTGGGTGCTGCCGGAGTTCCACCGGCCGCAGGCGTAACGCCCTCTCCGCCGGGGCATTTTATCGCCGGCGCTGCTAACTCATGCCAATTCGATCTAATGCCGGGATAAAAATGGCGCATGATGGGCAGCTGATGCACCTGATGGGGAGAAAACCGATGACGGCAAAACTGACCGAGGCCGGCCTCTGGCGCAAACAGGCCGACTCTTCACAACGGCGAGAGCCGCGAGTACTGATTCGGGTTTACGTCGGCGAAGGCGAGATCGATAGCGCCATCGCCTTCTACGAAAAGCTGCAGGGGGTGCAAATGGACATGCGCTTCGATTTTCCTGAGCACCGGCTGGTGCTGGCGGCCGTTGGGCCATTCCTGATCCTGGAAGGCGCGGAAGACAGCCTGCGCCCTTTCCGCAGCACCGTCGGCACGCTGCTGGTGGATGATATCTATCCTTACCATCAGCGCCTGCTCGCGGCCGGCGCCGAGATATTTTTTGGCCCGGTGGAGGTGCCCACCGGCGCCTGTTTCAATGCCCGCCTGCCGGACGGCACCACCATAGAATATGTGCACCACCGGCCACGCGAAGGCGAATAGCCTGCTTCAGGAAGTCGCCGGGCGCATGGCGTAACGGTGCAGGTCCTTATGCAAGCTGACCATATACAGCAGGATCACCGCGGAGAACGGCAGGCCACACAGCACCACGGCGGTCTGCATTGCGCTGAAGCTGCCCGCATACAGCAGCCCGATGCAGACCATGGTGGTCACCGCCGCCCAGAAAATGCGCAGCCAGGCCGGCGCATCGTCCTGGGCGGAGCCGCCCTGGCACGAAAGGTTGGCTATCATCAGGGTGCCGGAGTCGACCGGGGTCAGGAACAGCACAAAGCTGATCACCACGGTAAAGCCGGCCGTGATTTGCGTGTAGGGTAAATACTCGAACAGTTTGAACACCGCCATCGGCGGATCGGCCACCGCGACCTGGCCGAGGATCGCCTGCCCGCCCTCCAGCACCAGGCTGATGGCGGTATTGCCGAAGATGGATAACCACGCCAGGGTGAACCCCAACGGGATCAATAACACGCCGAAGATCAGTTCGCGAATGGTGCGCCCCTTCGAAATACGCGCGATAAACAGGCCGACGAACGGCGCCCACGCCACCCACCACGCCCAGTAGAACAGCGTCCAGGCGCCCTGCCATTGGCGCGCCTTGCCGTACAGGTACATGTCGAAGCTGCGGCTGACGATAGAG is drawn from Serratia entomophila and contains these coding sequences:
- a CDS encoding TIGR03571 family LLM class oxidoreductase, translating into MNIEKLSRGPLSIGVELPLDNDWSTSGQLKRQRDRRPFGVPDMTEHASLIALADKLGFRAAWVRDVPLYDPDFGDAAQVFETFTYLGYLSSLTRNILLGTAAVVLPLRQPWLVRKAAATLQTLSGDRLLLGVASGDRPVEYPLFGQDYATRGETFRSSVGILKGEADTGLQPGLRMLPANPPPPLLVAGLAQQTPEWVGKNMDGWLSYPGTPADHVSRVKLWRQVAGDKAYVSFIHLDLSEDANAPVQRHRFGIKTGRNGLIQELNAMQEAGVNHIGLHFRRNQRPLNETLMEIGQWVLPEFHRPQA
- the lldD gene encoding FMN-dependent L-lactate dehydrogenase LldD, with product MIISASTDYRAAAQAKLPPFLFHYIDGGAYAEHTLQRNTADLADIALRQRVLRNMSELSLETTLFGEKLAMPVALGPVGLTGMYARRGEVQAARAAAQKGIPFTLSTVSVCPIEEVAPAIDRPMWFQLYVLKDRGFMRNALERARAAGVKTLVFTVDMPVPGARYRDAHSGMSGPNAALRRMLQAFTHPRWAWDVGLLGKPHDLGNVSAYRGKPTSLEDYIGWLGANFDPSISWKDLEWIREFWEGPMIIKGILDAEDAKDAVRFGADGIIVSNHGGRQLDGVLSTARALPAIADAVKGDITLLADSGIRSGLDVVRMLALGADSVLLGRAFVYALAAAGGAGVSNLLDLIDKEMRVAMTLTGAKTIAEIGAGSLVAPR
- a CDS encoding MoaF C-terminal domain-containing protein, whose product is MSAEQSVLNPNAEPDWKNYDDFARGIDTNRLPATHDWRGKTLQIAFEDGTEMTLRFSADRPQLQWAWQGESGEEVYEEVRTSPAHYFFNVPLQTPGHECLTLVLNSVSGRVLAVRSTLLPEQRVANGSRLGQKFSVGQLAGVTPGGVAPHLTRELLGYRTLNIYSPNHYYEHFYVNTERYAWQNLRGEQFGHGDMDYATYYKFADDMYLFTFREKIIPVCSVFFFDFTLGRCTGIFLGLDAAGQVMVSPAGAFIHKMSYNQYPDGVQPL
- a CDS encoding LysR family transcriptional regulator, with product MLATHEYANDLILFALIVDCGSFSKAAETAGVTSSVVSKRIGRLEKSLGARLLYRTTRSLTLTESGRALYQQAKDISAKIQDALYAVSEKSEELTGTIRMSVPTISGELLLSESVAEFCARHPNLKVEMRLENRFVDLVDEGVDLAIRTGTLPDSSLIARPILDSRWVIVCSPGYLEHHPEPRSAGELLEHNCLTYTYQESGTANWLMKQPGGSEIHELQVNGNLSANNARAIRKAVIGGYGIAMVPRCMVYEDLQDGKLVEILAGHCGKVLGIYAVYPYTRNLPLKTRLLIEHIISAYQNISHYF
- a CDS encoding MFS transporter → MNKSSGQRPVLSEENRLLVILFFVFGCVFVDRLTISFLFPMIAADLKLSNVHLGTLSAVLALTWALSGAGLGAIADRFNIRKPMLIISILVFSLFSALSGLVSGFAMLLIFRALMGIAEGPVLPIAQSLMVEKSQPQRRGFNMGLIQGAAPGLLGGIIAPPLIIYLAQKWGWSTAFHLTAVPGIILAWLIYKYVNGKKDPAFVAAPAEHKKAEKGAYGEMFKIKNVVLCILISCVFVTWFMVIITFAPNFLVSTRGFSEGSMGIIMSAIGAAWVFWGVAVPAISDRLGRKPTLIFFSLLAICCPLFLSYIDNLWLLGGLVFLSYTGLGCFTLFMATIPSETVSPARIATALGLVMGIGEVIGGCLAPFMAGLIADRYGLVSVMWLAAIGAACAGILSCFLDETAPAVVSRKALKIEGVTDI
- a CDS encoding VOC family protein, with the protein product MTAKLTEAGLWRKQADSSQRREPRVLIRVYVGEGEIDSAIAFYEKLQGVQMDMRFDFPEHRLVLAAVGPFLILEGAEDSLRPFRSTVGTLLVDDIYPYHQRLLAAGAEIFFGPVEVPTGACFNARLPDGTTIEYVHHRPREGE